Below is a window of Gemmatimonadota bacterium DNA.
TCGCGTCGTCCACCGCGTCGCGAAAGAAGTTGTTGCCGAGACAGGTCGCGAAGAGGGTGACGCGATCAGACATGTGGATCTCCCTCCTGGTCCGGGCTGGTGAGGGGCGGTCGTAGTCCGGACGAGGCGCTGGCGTGGCGGCGCACCGCACGCCGGGCCTTTACCCGCCTGCTGGGGGCCGGCGCGAGCGTTGCCGGGGTTTTCCCGATCGGGAATATGGCCGGTACGTGCTGGTCAGGAAGCCGGCTTCATGACTAGGGGTGCCCTGACGACGTACCCCACACCCATCTCGTCCGTGATCCAGGTGTATATGGCGCCATGCCGGATCCAGAGTGGGCCGGCTGCCTCGAACCCGAGGCGAACGGAGCCCAGGTAGTCTCCGTCTTGGGAAAAGAGGTCGTAGAACGCGGGCGCATCGGCTGGAGTGACCCTTTGCACCCACAGCCGGCCTTCGTCGTCTACGAACGGGCTTGACGTCGGGGAGGAGAGCCGCAACTTCCTCGGCCTCGCGGCGCAGTTCGGGCATGAACTCGAGATACTCCTCCACGTAGGCGGCACGGTCCTCGTCCGTCACCGGTTGCACGGGCAGCCCGGCCTCGATGACAACCAATGTGTCAGCATCTTCGGTGGTCCGGGCGATGCGGTACTCCGCAGTTTTCGCACGCCAGAATCCCCCGGACGGGTTCACGACAACCGGCTCGGAGGCCTCGAAGCGAATGTCGAGAAAGCCCCAGAGAATCTCGGGCGTGGAGTATGCGTAGGACCGCCCCGTGACTTCACCGAAGTAGACGGAGTCCGTGGCCGCGGTGGACAGGTCGTAGGACTTGAAGTAGTGACGCTGGGTGACGTAGCTCAGTCCCATCGGAGGCGGGAAGCTCGCTTCCCCGACGATCTGGGAGGTCTCCTTCCAATAGCGGCCCAGGTTGTCGAAGGTCCCGTTCCAGATGTACGTGTAACTCATGACAGGCTTCAGGAACCGCCGAACCTCCACCCCGGTAGGGTCCACCCCGATGACCCTCCAC
It encodes the following:
- a CDS encoding 6-bladed beta-propeller codes for the protein MSRALLTIIVATAVSSCVTESGGPPALRETLPNGALLVRYPDLPAIDDTVPEVTEANVDLRLGSIDGEDLNLVFGAIRGVQAASDGTIYVLDQQASEVRVFDSGGQYLRTIVRQGEGPGEIAAANGIFLSGDTLLWVHDTGQWRVIGVDPTGVEVRRFLKPVMSYTYIWNGTFDNLGRYWKETSQIVGEASFPPPMGLSYVTQRHYFKSYDLSTAATDSVYFGEVTGRSYAYSTPEILWGFLDIRFEASEPVVVNPSGGFWRAKTAEYRIARTTEDADTLVVIEAGLPVQPVTDEDRAAYVEEYLEFMPELRREAEEVAALLPDVKPVRRRRRPAVGAKGHSSRCARVLRPLFPRRRLPGLRSPRVRGSRPTLDPAWRHIHLDHGRDGCGVRRQGTPSHEAGFLTSTYRPYSRSGKPRQRSRRPPAGG